ATAAAACTAAGTTTTTCATCACTCATTGGATATCCAAGCTTTTTTAATGCCGTTCTTAACGTTTCAATATTTTCATCTTTAATATCTAAACTTATCTCTCTTGGCAATACATCAAGATTTACCTCAACTTCACCGAAATCCTCTTTTAATTTTGTTATGAGTGTGTTTGCACATCCACCACACTTTACATTTTCAACTTGAAACGTTTGTTTCATTTTTTCATCTCCTTTTTAATTTGCTCCGCCACTCGAAAAGAGTTTGCATAAATGGTCCATGTATAAGGTACGCTTCCCCCTGTCGGCATAAAACTCGC
Above is a window of Sulfurimonas marina DNA encoding:
- a CDS encoding heavy-metal-associated domain-containing protein, with the translated sequence MKQTFQVENVKCGGCANTLITKLKEDFGEVEVNLDVLPREISLDIKDENIETLRTALKKLGYPMSDEKLSFIDSNATKAKSFVSCAVGKFELKNK